In Prosthecomicrobium sp. N25, one DNA window encodes the following:
- a CDS encoding GlsB/YeaQ/YmgE family stress response membrane protein — protein MGLIWTIIIGFVAGVIAKFLMPGRNEPAGFILTTILGIVGALVATFLGQALGWYRPGEGAGLIGAVVGALIVLLVWGMISSRSTAPRI, from the coding sequence ATGGGACTCATCTGGACCATCATCATCGGGTTCGTCGCCGGCGTGATCGCCAAGTTTCTGATGCCCGGCCGCAACGAGCCGGCGGGTTTCATCCTGACCACGATCCTCGGCATCGTCGGGGCGCTCGTGGCGACGTTCCTCGGCCAGGCTCTCGGATGGTACCGGCCAGGCGAGGGTGCCGGACTGATCGGCGCCGTGGTGGGCGCGCTGATCGTGCTCCTGGTCTGGGGCATGATCTCCAGCCGGAGCACGGCGCCGCGGATTTAA
- the arsK gene encoding arsenite efflux MFS transporter ArsK: MHADSVSSPRAPSIAAAVWLLGLTQNVGYGTLYYAMAILAADMGASFGVSSAWIFGALSAALLAGGLAAPVAGRRIDRHGAGTVMAIGSVLAAAAMAALAAAPNLAAFVAALIAVEVVSTVVQYDAAFAGLVQLAGSEARRRITHLTLIAGFASTLFWPLTTWLHGFLDWRAVVALYAAMNLVLCAPAHLVLARMLARAGDGVSANARESGSPPPAAGLGLDPETARRVLLLVTFGFALGGFMLSGVLAQLVPLLGAVGLGGSAVLVGTLFGPSQVLVRLVNMLFGAGRHPLTLTLFSVAMLTAAAVVLAATAPNVAGAALFAVMLGFGSGLTSIVRGTLPLALFGSASYGERLGRMAMVRLAFTSVAPFVLALLMEAWGSTAALLAMASTGLLAIAAFVAAGRLAMTRG; encoded by the coding sequence ATGCACGCCGATTCCGTCTCCTCCCCGCGAGCCCCGTCGATCGCCGCCGCCGTGTGGCTGCTCGGCCTGACGCAGAACGTCGGCTACGGGACCCTCTACTACGCCATGGCGATCCTGGCCGCCGACATGGGCGCGTCCTTCGGGGTCTCGTCGGCCTGGATCTTCGGGGCCCTGTCGGCGGCGCTGCTGGCCGGCGGGCTCGCGGCGCCGGTCGCGGGGCGGCGGATCGACCGGCACGGAGCCGGCACCGTGATGGCGATCGGATCGGTGCTCGCCGCCGCCGCGATGGCGGCGCTGGCGGCGGCGCCGAACCTGGCGGCCTTCGTGGCGGCGCTGATCGCGGTCGAGGTGGTCTCGACGGTGGTGCAGTACGACGCGGCCTTCGCGGGGCTCGTCCAGCTCGCCGGATCGGAGGCGCGGCGGCGCATCACGCACCTGACGCTGATCGCCGGCTTCGCCTCGACCCTCTTCTGGCCGCTGACGACCTGGCTGCACGGCTTCCTGGACTGGCGGGCGGTGGTGGCCCTCTACGCGGCGATGAACCTGGTCCTCTGCGCGCCGGCCCATCTGGTCCTCGCGCGCATGCTGGCGCGGGCCGGAGACGGGGTGTCGGCGAACGCCCGGGAGAGCGGATCGCCGCCGCCGGCGGCCGGCCTCGGGCTCGACCCGGAGACGGCGCGGCGCGTCCTGCTGCTCGTCACCTTCGGCTTCGCGCTCGGCGGCTTCATGCTGTCCGGCGTCCTGGCGCAGCTCGTGCCGCTGCTCGGCGCGGTCGGCCTCGGCGGCTCGGCGGTGCTGGTCGGCACCCTGTTCGGGCCTTCGCAGGTGCTCGTCCGGCTGGTTAACATGCTGTTCGGGGCGGGCCGGCATCCGCTCACCCTGACCCTCTTCTCGGTCGCCATGCTGACGGCGGCGGCGGTCGTGCTGGCGGCGACGGCGCCGAACGTCGCCGGGGCGGCGCTCTTCGCGGTGATGCTCGGCTTCGGGTCGGGGCTGACCTCGATCGTCCGCGGCACGTTGCCGCTCGCCCTGTTCGGCAGCGCCTCCTACGGCGAGCGGCTCGGCCGGATGGCCATGGTCCGGCTCGCCTTCACGTCCGTCGCTCCCTTCGTGCTGGCGCTCCTCATGGAGGCCTGGGGATCGACCGCCGCGCTCCTCGCCATGGCGAGCACGGGGCTGCTGGCGATCGCCGCCTTCGTGGCGGCCGGGCGGCTGGCGATGACACGTGGCTGA
- a CDS encoding SDR family NAD(P)-dependent oxidoreductase, which produces MRLTRRIALVFGAGSSGPGWGNGKAAAVAYAREGAKVVAVDVSGEAAEETAGIIAEEGGEALAVAADVTSLASVQAAVDAALARFGRVDILHNNVGVVVHGGPVELDEEAFRRNLDINVGSVFRTAKAVLPHFLRQGSGVVVNISSLAAVRWTGYPYFAYYAAKAAVNQATVALALQYARNGIRANAVMPGMIDTPLIYKQISSQYASTDAMVAARNAMVPMGRMGTAWDVAAAAVFLASDEAKFITGVCLPVDGGQSCGMGT; this is translated from the coding sequence ATGAGACTGACCAGACGCATCGCGCTCGTGTTCGGCGCCGGCTCGTCCGGTCCGGGCTGGGGCAACGGCAAGGCCGCCGCCGTCGCATATGCGCGGGAGGGCGCGAAGGTGGTCGCCGTCGACGTCTCGGGCGAGGCGGCCGAGGAGACGGCCGGCATCATCGCCGAGGAGGGCGGGGAAGCCCTGGCGGTCGCGGCCGACGTCACCAGCCTCGCCTCCGTGCAGGCCGCCGTGGACGCCGCGCTCGCCCGCTTCGGGCGGGTCGACATCCTGCACAACAATGTCGGGGTCGTGGTGCACGGCGGGCCGGTGGAGCTCGACGAGGAGGCCTTCCGCCGGAACCTCGACATCAACGTCGGCTCGGTCTTCCGGACCGCGAAGGCCGTGCTGCCGCATTTCCTCCGGCAGGGCTCGGGCGTCGTCGTCAACATCTCGTCGCTCGCCGCCGTCCGGTGGACCGGCTATCCCTACTTCGCCTACTACGCCGCGAAGGCGGCTGTGAACCAGGCGACGGTGGCGCTCGCGCTCCAGTATGCGCGCAACGGCATCCGGGCGAACGCGGTCATGCCGGGGATGATCGACACGCCGCTCATCTACAAGCAGATCTCCTCCCAGTACGCCTCGACGGACGCGATGGTGGCGGCGCGGAACGCGATGGTGCCGATGGGCCGGATGGGAACGGCCTGGGACGTGGCCGCCGCGGCGGTGTTCCTCGCCTCCGACGAGGCGAAGTTCATCACGGGCGTCTGCCTGCCGGTCGACGGGGGCCAGAGCTGCGGCATGGGGACATGA
- a CDS encoding TRAP transporter large permease yields the protein MHATSEFAPPANSGVRVDPSWALRLDRLIGTLVEIPAAILVVAEVVVLFSGIVARSVFHKPLVWSDELASILFLWLAMLGAVVALRRGEHMRMTALVSRLDPSLRAFVDALAVAAGLAFLLLIATPAVHWAEEEAFITTPAMEISAAWRAAAFPTGVTLMIVFSLLRLARGTSAAQAAVAAAVAAAATVAAAQGLVPGLPGEIDAVKLAALFLALLAVGIGRGRVLLALALVAAVVAGFWWMGPTLKTLGNLNLIVFFVGVVGLSVFAGVPIVFSFALATFGYLALTTRVPTMTMVGRMDEGMSHLILLAVPLFVFLGLLIEMAGMAAAMVRFLASLLGHVRGGLSYVLIGAMYLVSGISGSKAADMAAVAPALFPEMKARGAKPGDLVALLSATGAQTETIPPSIVLITIGSVTGVSIAALFTGGLLPGVVLAVGLCFVVARRYRNDDLSHVTRASAGDILKAFVIAFPALALPFVIRAAVVEGISTATEVSTIGIVYSIVVGILIYRQFDLKRLGAILVETASLSGSILIIIGAASAMAWGLTQSGFSRTLTEFMTHLPGGAVGFMAVSIVAFIVLGSVLEGIPAIVLFGPLLFPIARQVGIHEVHYAMVVVLAMGLGLFAPPFGVGYYAACAIGKVNPDEGIRPIWAYMGALLVGLLVVAAVPWFSTGFL from the coding sequence ATGCACGCCACCTCCGAATTCGCGCCTCCCGCCAACTCGGGGGTGAGGGTCGACCCGTCCTGGGCCCTGCGCCTCGACCGGCTCATCGGCACCCTGGTGGAGATCCCGGCGGCGATCCTGGTCGTCGCCGAGGTGGTCGTGCTGTTCTCCGGCATCGTGGCCCGCTCGGTGTTCCACAAGCCTCTGGTCTGGTCGGACGAGCTCGCCTCGATCCTGTTCCTCTGGCTCGCCATGCTGGGGGCCGTCGTGGCGCTGCGGCGCGGCGAGCACATGCGCATGACGGCGCTGGTGTCTCGGCTCGATCCTTCGCTGCGGGCCTTCGTCGACGCGCTCGCGGTGGCGGCGGGCCTCGCCTTCCTGCTCCTGATCGCCACGCCCGCCGTCCACTGGGCGGAGGAGGAGGCCTTCATCACCACGCCCGCCATGGAGATCTCCGCGGCCTGGCGGGCGGCGGCCTTCCCGACCGGCGTGACGCTCATGATCGTCTTCTCGCTCCTGCGGCTGGCCCGCGGAACGAGCGCCGCGCAGGCGGCCGTCGCGGCCGCGGTCGCGGCGGCGGCCACCGTCGCGGCCGCGCAGGGGCTCGTACCCGGACTTCCCGGCGAGATCGACGCGGTGAAGCTCGCCGCGCTGTTCCTGGCGCTCCTGGCGGTGGGGATCGGGCGCGGCCGGGTTCTCCTCGCGCTCGCCCTGGTGGCCGCCGTGGTGGCCGGCTTCTGGTGGATGGGGCCGACGCTGAAGACGCTCGGCAACCTCAATCTCATCGTCTTCTTCGTCGGGGTCGTCGGGCTCTCGGTCTTCGCGGGCGTGCCGATCGTGTTCTCCTTCGCGCTCGCCACCTTCGGCTACCTGGCGCTCACCACCCGGGTCCCGACCATGACGATGGTCGGCCGCATGGACGAGGGGATGAGCCACCTGATCCTGCTGGCCGTGCCGCTCTTCGTCTTTCTCGGACTTCTCATCGAGATGGCCGGCATGGCGGCCGCGATGGTCCGCTTCCTGGCGAGCCTGCTCGGGCACGTGCGCGGCGGCCTCTCCTACGTGCTGATCGGGGCGATGTACCTGGTCTCCGGCATCTCCGGCTCCAAGGCGGCCGACATGGCGGCGGTCGCCCCGGCGCTCTTCCCGGAGATGAAGGCGCGCGGCGCCAAGCCGGGCGACCTCGTCGCCCTGCTGTCCGCCACGGGGGCGCAGACGGAGACCATCCCGCCGTCGATCGTGCTCATCACCATCGGGTCGGTCACCGGTGTGTCGATCGCGGCGCTCTTCACGGGCGGGCTGCTGCCGGGCGTCGTGCTCGCCGTCGGGCTCTGCTTCGTGGTCGCGCGGCGCTACCGCAACGACGACCTCAGCCACGTGACGCGCGCCTCGGCGGGCGATATCCTGAAGGCCTTCGTGATCGCCTTCCCCGCGCTGGCGCTGCCCTTCGTGATCCGCGCGGCCGTGGTGGAGGGGATCTCCACCGCCACGGAGGTCTCGACCATCGGCATCGTCTACTCGATCGTGGTCGGCATCCTGATCTACCGGCAGTTCGACCTGAAGCGGCTCGGGGCCATCCTGGTGGAGACCGCTTCGCTATCGGGCTCGATCCTCATCATCATCGGCGCGGCGTCCGCGATGGCCTGGGGGCTCACCCAGTCCGGCTTCTCGCGCACGCTGACCGAGTTCATGACGCACCTGCCCGGCGGGGCGGTCGGCTTCATGGCGGTGTCGATCGTCGCCTTCATCGTCCTCGGCAGCGTGCTGGAGGGCATCCCGGCGATCGTGCTGTTCGGGCCCCTGCTCTTCCCGATCGCCCGGCAGGTCGGCATCCACGAGGTCCACTACGCCATGGTGGTGGTGCTGGCGATGGGCCTCGGCCTGTTCGCGCCGCCCTTCGGGGTCGGCTACTACGCGGCCTGCGCAATCGGCAAGGTCAATCCCGACGAGGGCATCCGGCCGATCTGGGCCTACATGGGGGCGCTGCTCGTCGGGCTCCTGGTCGTGGCGGCCGTTCCCTGGTTCTCGACCGGCTTCCTCTGA
- a CDS encoding TRAP transporter substrate-binding protein, with protein MTSLTRRTFATGTAALGVTTFSIGRARAAEFTYKFANNLALTHPLNKRAQEAAGKIKEETGGRFELQIFPSSQLGSDTDTLGQIRSGAVDFFTLSGLILSTLVPAAAINGVGFAFKDYDTVWKAMDGKLGEYIRGEIVKARSIFAFEKPWDNGFRQTTSSTKPITSPDDFVNMKIRVPPAPLWTSMFKAFGSAPATINFNEVYSALQSKVVEGQENPLAILETAKLYEVQQYCSLTNHMWDGFWFLANKANWDQLPKDIQAVVTKHINAAAVQERADIAELTKGLQESLTAKGMKFNAVDPAPFRDKLKAAGFYTEWKGKFGDTAWSTLESAVGSLG; from the coding sequence ATGACCAGCCTCACCCGCCGCACCTTCGCGACCGGCACCGCCGCGCTCGGCGTCACGACCTTCTCGATCGGCCGCGCCCGGGCCGCCGAGTTCACCTACAAGTTCGCCAACAACCTGGCGCTGACGCATCCGCTCAACAAGCGCGCCCAGGAGGCCGCCGGCAAGATCAAGGAGGAGACGGGCGGCCGGTTCGAGCTGCAGATCTTCCCGTCGAGCCAGCTCGGCTCCGACACCGATACGCTCGGGCAGATCCGCTCCGGCGCGGTCGACTTCTTCACCCTCTCCGGCCTGATCCTGTCGACCCTGGTGCCCGCCGCGGCGATCAACGGCGTCGGCTTCGCCTTCAAGGACTACGACACGGTCTGGAAGGCGATGGACGGCAAGCTCGGCGAGTACATCCGCGGCGAGATCGTCAAGGCGCGGTCGATCTTCGCCTTCGAGAAGCCCTGGGATAACGGCTTCCGCCAGACGACCTCCTCGACCAAGCCGATCACCTCGCCGGACGACTTCGTCAACATGAAGATCCGCGTCCCCCCGGCGCCGCTGTGGACCTCCATGTTCAAGGCCTTCGGCTCCGCGCCGGCGACGATCAACTTCAACGAGGTCTACTCGGCCTTGCAGTCGAAGGTCGTCGAGGGCCAGGAGAACCCGCTCGCCATCCTGGAGACGGCGAAGCTCTACGAGGTGCAGCAGTACTGCTCGCTCACCAACCACATGTGGGACGGCTTCTGGTTCCTGGCCAACAAGGCGAACTGGGACCAGCTGCCGAAGGACATCCAGGCGGTCGTCACCAAGCACATCAACGCCGCCGCCGTGCAGGAGCGCGCCGACATCGCCGAGCTCACCAAGGGGCTGCAGGAGTCGCTCACCGCCAAGGGCATGAAGTTCAACGCCGTCGACCCGGCGCCCTTCCGCGACAAGCTGAAAGCGGCCGGCTTCTACACCGAGTGGAAGGGCAAGTTCGGCGACACGGCCTGGTCCACCCTGGAGTCCGCCGTCGGCTCGCTCGGCTGA
- a CDS encoding IclR family transcriptional regulator, producing the protein MDISVSGRSETAGEATGTQAIGRAVGLLRLLASTRNRGASLGEMVEASGLAKPTCRRILLALIDAGLAEQDEASRRYYLGPEAYVLGTVAAERFGIHRLAREHVLRLARETGDAAFLQIRRDHAVVCLQREDGDYPLRSHVLAAGDRHPLGAGAGGITLLAALPDAEVEAVLAANATVYAERYPVLTREVLLGLVTEARATGYGINRGLLFPGSWGMGVVVRDAEGRPDACLSLAAVESRMQPDRQPELYRLLRQEADRLEARLRAFAVPADDRLSALAPAPVQRRRAGERRSA; encoded by the coding sequence ATGGACATATCTGTTTCCGGGCGGAGCGAGACCGCCGGCGAAGCGACCGGTACCCAGGCCATAGGCCGGGCCGTCGGCCTGCTGCGCCTGCTCGCCTCGACCCGGAACCGGGGTGCCAGCCTCGGCGAGATGGTGGAGGCCTCCGGTCTCGCCAAGCCGACCTGCCGGCGCATCCTCCTCGCCCTGATCGACGCGGGCCTGGCCGAGCAGGACGAGGCGAGCCGCCGATACTATCTCGGTCCGGAGGCCTATGTGCTCGGCACCGTCGCGGCCGAGCGCTTCGGCATCCACCGCCTCGCCCGCGAGCATGTCCTGCGCCTCGCCCGGGAGACCGGCGACGCCGCCTTCCTGCAGATCCGGCGCGACCACGCGGTCGTCTGCCTGCAGCGCGAGGACGGCGACTACCCGCTCCGCTCCCACGTGCTCGCCGCCGGCGACCGGCACCCCCTCGGCGCCGGCGCAGGCGGCATCACCCTTCTCGCCGCGCTGCCGGACGCCGAGGTCGAGGCCGTGCTCGCCGCCAACGCGACCGTCTACGCCGAGCGCTATCCCGTCCTGACCCGCGAGGTCCTCCTCGGTCTCGTCACCGAGGCGCGCGCGACCGGCTACGGCATCAACCGCGGCCTGCTCTTCCCCGGTTCCTGGGGAATGGGCGTGGTCGTCCGCGACGCGGAGGGGCGTCCCGACGCCTGCCTGTCGCTCGCCGCCGTCGAGAGCCGCATGCAGCCCGACCGCCAGCCGGAGCTTTACCGGCTCCTGCGCCAGGAGGCCGACCGGCTCGAAGCTCGGCTGAGGGCCTTCGCCGTTCCCGCCGACGACCGCCTCTCGGCGCTCGCCCCGGCCCCCGTCCAGCGCCGCAGAGCCGGCGAGAGGAGATCCGCATGA
- a CDS encoding acetyl-CoA acetyltransferase, whose protein sequence is MTRAAIVGWAHTPFGKLEDPDVESLIGRVAADALAHAGVAPADVDAVTVGVYNNGFARQGFEAALVALAVPDLAYVPATHVENACATGSAALYAALDFVESGRGRIALVVGAEKMTATPTAEVGDILLTACYRKEESQVDAGFAGIFGRIAQHYFQRYGDRSEELAMIAAKNHAHGLSNPLAHMRKDFGFDFCNTVSEKNPRVAGPLRRTDCSLVSDGAAALVVADEETAATLGRAISFRARRHVNDFLPLSRRDPIAFEGARRAWTRAREDAGITLDDLDLVETHDCFTVAEMIEYEAMGLAAPGEGWKVARDGVTSRGGRLPVNLSGGLKSRGHPIGATGVSQHVMAAMQLMGEAGDMQQPGAKLAGVFNMGGAAVANYVSILERTK, encoded by the coding sequence ATGACCCGTGCCGCCATCGTGGGCTGGGCCCATACGCCCTTCGGCAAGCTCGAGGACCCGGACGTGGAGAGCCTGATCGGCCGCGTCGCCGCCGACGCGCTCGCGCACGCGGGCGTGGCGCCGGCGGACGTCGATGCCGTCACGGTCGGCGTCTACAACAACGGCTTCGCCCGCCAGGGCTTCGAGGCCGCGCTGGTCGCCCTCGCGGTGCCGGACCTCGCCTACGTTCCGGCCACCCATGTGGAGAACGCCTGCGCGACCGGCTCCGCCGCCCTCTATGCGGCCCTCGACTTCGTCGAGAGCGGCCGCGGCCGCATCGCCCTCGTGGTCGGCGCCGAGAAGATGACCGCCACCCCGACCGCCGAGGTCGGCGACATCCTGCTGACCGCCTGCTACCGCAAGGAGGAGAGCCAGGTCGACGCCGGCTTCGCCGGCATCTTCGGCCGCATCGCCCAGCACTATTTCCAGCGCTACGGCGACCGATCCGAGGAACTCGCCATGATCGCGGCGAAGAACCATGCGCACGGGCTCTCGAACCCGCTCGCCCACATGCGCAAGGATTTCGGCTTCGACTTCTGCAACACGGTCTCCGAGAAGAACCCGCGCGTCGCCGGCCCGCTACGCCGCACCGACTGCTCGCTCGTCTCCGACGGCGCCGCCGCCCTGGTGGTCGCCGACGAGGAGACCGCCGCGACCCTCGGCCGCGCGATCTCGTTCCGCGCCCGCCGCCACGTCAACGACTTCCTGCCCCTGTCGCGCCGGGACCCGATCGCCTTCGAGGGCGCCCGCCGCGCCTGGACCAGGGCGCGCGAGGACGCCGGCATCACCCTCGACGACCTCGACCTCGTCGAGACCCACGACTGCTTCACGGTCGCCGAGATGATCGAGTACGAGGCCATGGGCCTCGCGGCTCCGGGGGAAGGCTGGAAAGTGGCGCGCGACGGCGTCACGAGCCGCGGCGGCCGGCTGCCGGTCAACCTGTCGGGCGGCCTGAAGTCCCGCGGCCACCCGATCGGCGCGACCGGGGTCTCCCAGCACGTCATGGCCGCCATGCAGCTCATGGGCGAGGCCGGCGACATGCAGCAGCCGGGCGCCAAGCTCGCCGGCGTCTTCAACATGGGCGGCGCGGCGGTCGCCAACTACGTCTCGATCCTGGAGCGGACCAAGTGA
- a CDS encoding acyl-CoA synthetase — protein sequence MNLAHMLTQNARRFPDRPGFVWAGRRWTWAEIEARVSAFAAALAARGIRKGDRILVHSKNSEEMFFSMFATFRIGAVWVPTNFRLMPAEVADLAEYAGARAFLCHGDFPDHARAVEDHMRPRGLAFVMRLGPGTLGDGSAAEAMAAHAGATVKDAPVEYDDPCWFFFTSGTTGRSKASVLTHGQMAFVVTNHLCDLLPGTTEDDASLVVAPLSHGAGVHQLTQVSRGAPTILLPTERFDIDEAFRLIAEHRVTNMFTVPTILKMLVEHPAVDAHDHSSLRYVIYAGAPMYREDQKTALRKLGKVIVQYFGLGEVTGNITVLPPSLHQEEDGPEARVGTCGYERTGMQVSIQDDEGRELEPFQTGEICVIGPAVFAGYYDNPDANAKAFRNGWFRTGDLGHMDEQGFVYITGRASDMFISGGSNIYPREIEEKILTHPAIAEVAVLGVPDPLWGEVGVAVCVARPGARVEEAELSEFLAPKIAKYKMPKRFYLWDALPKSGYGKVPKRLVRDELEARGLLPKPQPKVSA from the coding sequence ATGAACCTCGCCCACATGCTGACCCAGAATGCCCGGCGTTTCCCGGACCGCCCCGGTTTCGTCTGGGCCGGCCGCCGGTGGACCTGGGCCGAGATCGAGGCCCGGGTCTCCGCCTTCGCGGCCGCGCTCGCGGCGCGCGGCATCCGCAAGGGCGACCGCATTCTCGTGCACTCGAAGAACTCGGAGGAGATGTTCTTCTCCATGTTCGCGACCTTCCGGATCGGCGCGGTCTGGGTCCCGACCAACTTCCGCCTGATGCCGGCCGAGGTCGCCGACCTCGCCGAATACGCCGGCGCCCGGGCCTTCCTGTGCCACGGCGACTTCCCCGACCACGCCCGCGCCGTGGAGGACCACATGCGTCCGCGCGGTCTCGCCTTCGTGATGCGCCTCGGCCCCGGCACGCTCGGCGACGGCTCCGCAGCCGAGGCCATGGCGGCCCACGCCGGCGCGACCGTCAAGGACGCGCCCGTCGAGTACGACGACCCCTGCTGGTTCTTCTTCACCTCCGGCACGACCGGCCGCTCCAAGGCGTCGGTCCTGACCCACGGCCAGATGGCCTTCGTGGTCACCAACCACCTCTGCGACCTGCTCCCGGGCACGACGGAGGACGACGCCTCCCTGGTCGTCGCGCCGCTCAGCCATGGCGCGGGCGTCCACCAGCTGACCCAGGTCTCGCGCGGGGCCCCGACCATCCTCCTGCCCACCGAGCGCTTCGACATCGACGAGGCGTTCCGGCTGATCGCCGAGCACCGCGTGACCAACATGTTCACCGTGCCGACCATCCTGAAGATGCTGGTCGAGCACCCGGCGGTCGACGCCCACGACCATTCGTCCCTGCGCTACGTGATCTACGCCGGCGCGCCGATGTACCGCGAGGACCAGAAGACGGCCCTGCGCAAGCTCGGCAAGGTCATCGTCCAGTATTTCGGCCTCGGCGAGGTGACCGGCAACATCACCGTGCTGCCGCCCTCTCTGCACCAGGAGGAGGACGGCCCGGAGGCGCGCGTCGGCACCTGCGGGTACGAGCGCACGGGCATGCAGGTCTCCATCCAGGACGACGAGGGCCGCGAGCTGGAGCCGTTCCAGACAGGCGAGATCTGCGTCATCGGCCCGGCCGTCTTCGCCGGCTACTACGACAATCCGGACGCCAACGCGAAGGCCTTCCGCAACGGCTGGTTCCGAACCGGCGACCTCGGCCACATGGACGAGCAGGGCTTCGTCTACATCACCGGCCGCGCCTCAGACATGTTCATCTCGGGCGGCTCCAACATCTACCCGCGCGAGATCGAGGAGAAGATCCTGACCCACCCCGCCATCGCCGAGGTCGCGGTGCTGGGGGTTCCCGATCCGCTCTGGGGCGAGGTCGGCGTGGCGGTCTGCGTGGCCCGGCCCGGCGCGCGCGTCGAGGAGGCCGAACTCTCCGAGTTCCTCGCCCCGAAGATCGCCAAGTACAAGATGCCGAAGCGCTTCTACCTCTGGGACGCCCTGCCGAAGTCCGGCTACGGCAAGGTCCCGAAGCGCCTCGTCAGGGACGAGCTGGAGGCGCGCGGCCTCCTGCCCAAGCCGCAGCCCAAGGTGTCCGCGTGA
- a CDS encoding DUF296 domain-containing protein → MTGRRIAQPGPALEPRVLAVDCRGTELAFTLEPGVKLLAGVAAAFGAAGFTSAAVELEGGAFGPFTYVIPALSETPEHAAFYSEMRRPGGATPLTTARLTLGTRNGEPWFHCHGFWTAEGRLTGGHVIPEETVVAEPIRCRALGLRGAAFTVRKDPETNFSIFHPVPDGRPEGDVEAVAIRIRPHEDVAATFEALCAARGWERAVIRGGVASTIGARFESGADVDNFATEVFVVAGRVEPGPDGRPVAAVDAALIDYTGALAMGRYVRGDNPVLMTFEAVLQRA, encoded by the coding sequence GTGACCGGGCGCCGGATCGCGCAGCCGGGCCCCGCCCTGGAGCCCCGCGTCCTCGCGGTCGACTGCCGGGGCACCGAACTCGCCTTCACGCTCGAACCGGGCGTGAAGCTCCTCGCCGGCGTGGCCGCGGCCTTCGGCGCCGCGGGCTTCACGAGCGCGGCGGTCGAACTCGAGGGCGGCGCCTTCGGGCCCTTCACCTACGTGATCCCGGCCCTGTCGGAGACCCCGGAGCACGCGGCCTTCTACAGCGAAATGCGCCGCCCGGGCGGCGCCACGCCCCTGACGACCGCCCGCCTGACCCTCGGCACCCGGAACGGCGAGCCCTGGTTCCACTGCCACGGATTCTGGACGGCCGAGGGCCGGCTGACCGGCGGTCACGTGATCCCTGAGGAGACGGTCGTCGCCGAGCCGATCCGCTGCCGCGCGCTGGGCCTGCGCGGCGCCGCCTTCACGGTCCGCAAGGATCCCGAGACCAACTTCTCGATCTTCCATCCGGTCCCCGACGGCCGCCCGGAAGGCGACGTCGAGGCCGTCGCGATCAGGATTCGTCCCCATGAGGACGTGGCGGCGACGTTCGAGGCGCTCTGCGCCGCGCGCGGCTGGGAGCGGGCCGTCATCCGGGGCGGCGTGGCGTCGACCATCGGGGCCCGCTTCGAAAGCGGTGCGGACGTCGACAACTTCGCGACCGAGGTCTTCGTGGTGGCGGGCCGCGTCGAGCCGGGGCCCGACGGCCGTCCCGTCGCGGCGGTGGACGCCGCCCTGATCGACTATACCGGCGCCCTCGCGATGGGCCGCTACGTGCGCGGCGACAACCCCGTCCTGATGACCTTCGAGGCGGTCCTGCAGCGGGCCTGA